The following are encoded together in the Paludisphaera mucosa genome:
- a CDS encoding ABC transporter ATP-binding protein: MDGESNVAISIENVSKSYRDQVALDGLTLRVPEGAVFGLLGENGAGKTTTIQVLLGMIRADSGRARVLGVDPARDGLDVRRRVGYVPEVPALYDWMTVAEIGWFAAGFHPEPVVGAAGFLSRYGESTKGFGLPPDRKIKALSKGMRAKVSLSLALASNPSLLILDEPTSGLDALVRREFLESMVDLAANGRTVFLSSHQLGEVERVASHVALLHQGKLILAEPLDELRARTFLLAVNFHSRDHEPAPPASLPIELIDASDAPRQAHWLVRARDRAACEAVRNLPGVESLRIETPSLEDVYIGYMRGRRPSPPPSPSTAHVA; the protein is encoded by the coding sequence ATGGACGGCGAATCGAACGTCGCGATCTCGATCGAGAACGTGAGCAAATCCTACCGCGACCAGGTCGCGCTCGACGGGCTCACCCTGCGGGTGCCCGAGGGCGCGGTGTTCGGCCTGCTCGGCGAGAACGGCGCGGGCAAGACGACGACGATCCAGGTGCTGCTGGGCATGATCCGGGCCGACTCGGGCCGGGCGCGGGTGCTGGGCGTCGACCCGGCCCGCGACGGCCTGGATGTCCGCCGCCGCGTGGGCTACGTGCCCGAGGTCCCGGCGCTTTACGACTGGATGACGGTGGCCGAGATCGGCTGGTTCGCCGCCGGCTTCCACCCCGAGCCGGTCGTCGGCGCCGCCGGCTTCCTCTCGCGCTACGGCGAGTCGACCAAGGGCTTCGGCCTGCCGCCCGACCGCAAGATCAAGGCGCTCTCCAAGGGGATGCGGGCCAAGGTCTCGCTCTCGCTGGCGCTGGCCTCGAATCCGTCGCTGTTGATCCTCGACGAGCCGACGTCGGGCCTCGACGCGCTGGTCCGGCGCGAGTTCCTCGAGAGCATGGTCGACCTGGCGGCGAACGGCCGGACGGTCTTCCTGTCGAGCCACCAGCTCGGCGAGGTCGAGCGTGTGGCGAGCCACGTCGCGCTCCTGCACCAGGGGAAGCTGATCCTGGCCGAGCCGCTCGACGAGCTGCGGGCGCGGACGTTCCTGCTGGCGGTGAACTTCCACAGCCGCGACCACGAGCCGGCTCCGCCGGCCTCCCTGCCGATCGAGCTGATCGACGCGTCCGACGCCCCGCGCCAGGCCCACTGGCTGGTCCGCGCCCGCGACCGCGCGGCGTGCGAGGCGGTCCGCAACCTGCCGGGCGTCGAATCGCTCCGGATCGAGACGCCCAGCCTGGAAGACGTCTACATCGGCTACATGCGAGGCCGACGGCCGTCGCCCCCGCCGTCGCCCAGCACGGCCCACGTCGCCTGA
- a CDS encoding ABC transporter permease: protein MFARLWWKEARQVWPVWAFLAVLGLSGQAKIRWFFGPGGEPLAGTAMLVTVVYLFLIAASAFAGERENRTLTMLDALPVERWRLWLAKSTFALATTLGLGLILLVGTLSMGDMGFGAIARGLARGGPWLLSALGWGLLWSTVLGNALFAAVLAIVSMWPTLAILNVSDVGDSGVATQFGRADAWHLLLALATTAASALIFHLSGPPAWSPIRRTTPRRPAPAVTSEPVVATTTREPRVWPSATWRLAWQTLREVRSAAWILLAIGAIAPLLITMGSLTGGGSEIWNVSSVVVAFLTGVSAFNAESRGRMQRFLLQHGARPGVVWVVKAALWLAVATPFAWFASWVVQHDRSPTSRGFGEVDLTTLVGINALTAFATAALCGMVFRRGITAAALAFVIWLLMAIPGGALTAAGLVDASQLFWVPVALLAIGWAWSGPWMYDRPGARKWVTLGLMAVATTAGLGGAYLASRAWSLPALEPAEAERIFQYSRVAASSVPAEENAAEMYRKAWEGRREDGGDLALVRKATELPSWRWGELSRATIFTDPGMSLMWTALSRSALLKASRDARIERGDLPAAWSDILATFRLARQISGFAEGIEAFEGVRAEADAIGQAMEWAVDARQTAASLEAARKAYRALPPMPRAADAARAQALILRNTLDMPRDELIDAASRHFLDANSQPSQHFLVRVMTTPWEVARTRRGAQLLLAAMVQDAEQPAYLVHGGLNGLEIRQNGERVVIPPAELFSIEIRNPVLNTVTTHLGAFILEWNRCEAARRALDLIFRLRIWQAGHDGRLPDTLNALVSPEDPALPIDPFSPTGATFGYIPDHGRWRRSGMYGSTLTSNHESDTPSFEGEWLLYSVGPKQLDIRQQSYIPTSVDANDLIFPLKDHVKPPDPATP from the coding sequence ATGTTCGCGCGACTGTGGTGGAAGGAAGCGCGGCAGGTCTGGCCGGTGTGGGCGTTCCTGGCCGTACTGGGCCTGTCGGGGCAGGCGAAAATCCGTTGGTTCTTCGGCCCGGGCGGCGAGCCGCTCGCCGGCACGGCCATGCTCGTGACGGTCGTCTACCTGTTCCTGATCGCGGCGTCGGCGTTCGCCGGCGAGCGCGAGAACCGCACGCTCACGATGCTCGACGCCCTCCCCGTGGAGCGTTGGCGGCTCTGGCTCGCCAAGTCGACGTTCGCCCTGGCGACGACCCTCGGGCTGGGATTGATCCTGCTCGTCGGCACCCTGTCGATGGGGGACATGGGCTTCGGGGCGATCGCGCGAGGTCTCGCCCGCGGCGGCCCGTGGCTGCTGAGCGCGCTGGGCTGGGGGCTGCTCTGGTCGACGGTCCTGGGCAACGCCCTGTTCGCCGCGGTCCTGGCGATCGTCTCCATGTGGCCGACGCTCGCGATCTTGAACGTGAGCGACGTCGGCGATTCCGGCGTCGCCACGCAGTTCGGCCGGGCCGACGCGTGGCACCTGCTGCTCGCCCTGGCGACGACGGCGGCCTCGGCCCTGATCTTCCACCTGAGCGGCCCGCCCGCATGGTCGCCGATCCGGCGTACGACGCCGCGACGGCCCGCTCCCGCCGTCACTTCCGAGCCCGTCGTCGCGACGACGACGCGCGAGCCCCGAGTCTGGCCCTCCGCGACGTGGCGGCTCGCCTGGCAGACGCTGCGGGAGGTGCGGTCCGCCGCGTGGATCCTGCTGGCGATCGGCGCGATTGCTCCCTTGCTGATCACCATGGGAAGTCTGACCGGGGGCGGGTCGGAGATCTGGAACGTCTCGTCGGTGGTGGTCGCATTCCTCACGGGCGTGAGCGCGTTCAACGCCGAGAGCCGCGGGCGGATGCAACGATTCCTACTCCAGCACGGGGCGCGGCCGGGGGTGGTCTGGGTCGTCAAGGCGGCCCTCTGGCTGGCGGTCGCGACGCCGTTCGCCTGGTTCGCAAGCTGGGTCGTCCAGCATGACCGGTCGCCCACGTCGCGAGGTTTCGGCGAGGTGGATCTGACGACCCTGGTCGGGATCAACGCGCTCACCGCGTTCGCGACGGCGGCCCTCTGCGGGATGGTCTTCCGACGCGGGATCACGGCCGCGGCCCTGGCCTTCGTGATCTGGCTCCTGATGGCGATCCCCGGCGGGGCCCTGACGGCCGCGGGCCTGGTCGACGCGTCCCAACTGTTCTGGGTGCCGGTCGCCCTGCTCGCGATCGGCTGGGCCTGGAGCGGGCCTTGGATGTACGACCGCCCCGGCGCGCGGAAGTGGGTGACGCTCGGCCTCATGGCGGTCGCGACGACGGCGGGCCTCGGCGGCGCCTACCTCGCGAGCCGCGCCTGGAGCCTGCCGGCCCTCGAACCGGCCGAGGCCGAACGGATCTTCCAATACTCGCGCGTGGCCGCCAGTTCGGTCCCTGCCGAAGAGAACGCCGCCGAGATGTATCGCAAGGCGTGGGAGGGGCGGAGAGAAGACGGTGGTGACCTGGCCCTGGTCCGAAAGGCGACGGAGCTGCCGTCGTGGCGGTGGGGGGAACTCTCCCGGGCCACGATCTTCACCGACCCGGGGATGTCCCTCATGTGGACCGCCCTCTCGCGATCGGCGCTCCTCAAGGCGAGCCGCGACGCCAGGATCGAGCGGGGCGACCTGCCGGCCGCCTGGAGCGACATCCTGGCGACGTTCCGCCTGGCGCGGCAGATCTCGGGCTTCGCGGAGGGGATCGAGGCGTTCGAGGGCGTCCGGGCCGAGGCCGACGCGATCGGCCAGGCGATGGAGTGGGCGGTGGACGCCAGGCAGACGGCCGCGTCGCTCGAAGCCGCCCGCAAGGCGTACCGGGCCCTGCCGCCGATGCCCCGGGCGGCCGACGCCGCCCGAGCCCAGGCCCTGATCCTCCGCAACACGCTCGACATGCCTCGCGACGAGTTGATCGACGCGGCGAGTCGGCATTTCCTCGACGCCAACTCCCAGCCCTCCCAGCATTTCCTCGTCCGGGTCATGACGACTCCCTGGGAAGTGGCGCGCACGCGGCGAGGGGCCCAGCTCCTCCTCGCCGCGATGGTCCAGGATGCGGAGCAGCCCGCCTATCTGGTGCACGGCGGCCTGAACGGGCTGGAAATCCGCCAGAACGGGGAGAGGGTGGTGATCCCGCCGGCGGAACTGTTTTCGATCGAGATCAGGAACCCGGTCCTCAACACCGTGACGACGCACCTTGGCGCCTTCATCCTGGAATGGAACCGTTGCGAGGCCGCCCGCCGGGCCCTCGACCTGATCTTCCGCCTGCGGATCTGGCAGGCCGGGCACGACGGCCGATTGCCGGACACGCTCAACGCCCTCGTGAGCCCGGAAGATCCGGCCTTGCCGATCGACCCGTTCTCGCCCACCGGCGCGACCTTCGGTTACATCCCCGACCATGGCCGCTGGAGGCGCTCCGGCATGTACGGCTCGACCCTCACGAGCAACCACGAAAGCGACACGCCCTCGTTTGAGGGCGAATGGCTGCTCTACAGCGTCGGTCCCAAACAGTTAGACATCCGACAGCAGAGCTACATCCCAACCTCGGTCGACGCCAACGACCTCATATTCCCCTTGAAGGACCACGTCAAACCGCCCGATCCCGCCACTCCGTGA